ATCTGTTCTGAGTTCTCTATGCAAACTTTCCACatcttttgtttctatttttatttaaacaaaattccTGTCCCAGTTTTTCTGTCAGCACTCCCTGCTACAACTGTACATAATCACTATCTCTCCTTCAGCTATTTTGGCAACAGATCTTTAGTCTGAAAAACTCACTAAGGACAAGTAACTTGGCTTTCAACATGCCTCATTGTTTTGGCAATCAGTAAATGTCTTTTCAGGAGCCAAAGCTGTTCCTTTCACTTCAGTGCAGAGTCAGCACGCCAGACTAGAGCCGTCATTAATGAAAGGACAGTCTGTTTAATGTATAGAGAGGGCATGCAGCACTTCTAAGAGAGTATTAGAGGTGTGTAAATATTTAAGCAGCCCAGGTCTGCATATCGTTACTTGCACAGAAACTAATGGGAATGAGACTGTGCTCTCTATAAGCAGCTCAGAACAGTTGCTAGAAACGTTATTCTATTAAGTTGAGGCAGTTCACTTTGACATTccagtatttactcacccttgtgatatttcaaacatttagcagaatgtccaatctgctctttttcatacaatgaaagcaaAAGGGAGATGTTGAACTccaaaacatgacaaaaagcacaataaaagtagtCTAGACATTTTTTGCACTATAttccatgtcttctgaagccattcagTAGGTTTGTGTAAAGAACAGACAAAAACATATCAtcattatttgctaaaaaaaaaaaaaaaatactgaaataaggCACGTCAAGACTAGTTACACCAAGTTTGCCATCAACAATGAGACTTGCAAGAACAAATGACATCTGACATCAAACCTGGGTTTTTATGCATCGTATTTTACTGTGAATTTTTAGGCTGTGACAGTCTCATCCTTCAAtttcattgtataaaaaagaGCAGCCAGGACTTTTACTTtgggttccacagaagaaataaattaagatgggtttggaatggcattcattcatttaaactcCTCACAGAGAGCACAAATATCCATTACTAAGGCTTCATCTTCAAGCGTTAATTTCCCCTGCTGTATATCATTGCCTTGTGTACTTAACAACAAGCTGCTCTTGCTGTCGTGTTTGTTTCAACCAAAATCAGCCTCCAGAGTACAGATGAAAGGGGCCAGAAGTAGAGTATAGATTATGGGCCATCTGTGGGACTCAAAATCAATCTCATttggtctgcatttaacccttAGGACCGAAAACTGTGAGAAGCTTAAACGCACTCTCATCGTAAAGCTGTTTATGTCTGTTTAATCTTGGCAGAAACTTTTATACTCACAAAGACCTGGTTCCCTAAAAGGTTCTCTTATTCAAgctatttaataatgtataactAGACAAACATTCTCATATAGCAGTCATTTCAAACAATCATCAATCAATGCAAAAAGAACATTGCTCATGTCAAAAACAGTACAATATCTTAACCACAGTTAAGTATCTTGCATGCTGTCCTGCATTCCCAGTGTACCATAAAGCATATAATGTAGCTACTACAATCATAGTCTTTGTTCTAACACAATTACCTGCTTTTTTCCAATCACATGACAAAGTACTTGGTAATTTCATCAAAATTTACATTGAGCATGGAGTCCATTAACACCAGCTTTAGGAAACAGAGCGGCTGCTGAGGTACAGCCAAGTGGTTTACATTATACTGCTGCATGAGCAATTTTCCGTTACTTCCAAAATCCgatatggaagcttatttctgccacgaaaaaaaagacaaaaaagaactGTAATTGTACCTTTTTctcaaaaatgtgactttttttgtgACAATTCTGCATATCTCTGACTcagttctgagtttgtatctcaaaattctgactcttttctcagaattgagacaTGAACTCGCAATTGCTAGAAAAAAAGCTTATTTgcgccaatgaaaaaaaaaaattctttcaattctgacttttttatatttgagtttatatctcacaattaagacTTGCTTCAACAATTCtacattttttctcagaatttgtctcgcaattccatttttttcccccagaattaTAAGATATGATCTCACAATTGccagaaaaaagacagaattttgaGAATTATTACAAGCTTGTTTCCAccaataaattttatttttaattcttgcaaTTACaagcttatatctcacaattttctacaaagaattgcaagtttatatataaggattgtaagatataaacttagaattgcaagtttatatataaggattgtaagatataaacttagaattgcaagaaaaaaaaacagaattgtgagctaaaaagtcacaattgtttttttttgtttctttttttaattctgggGCAGAAATAAATGTCATTAATCTGAAGACTTTGCATGTACACAAGAGAAAGGTCTTTTCTGCAAGTCACTTTAACTTCTACACACAGGCAATAGTTTAATGTCTCTGTCGTAGAtaataaaatgtcttattttaaattaatttattttattatgtagcAGTATAATTACCatgcagagaaaacaaacagTTGATTTAATCACCTTGATTTGATTTATCTTGCAATAATGACAAGATGACTATACATGATCCCTTACAGTTAATAATTAAACTTTAAggttacaatataatattaatagcatatttttaaagttacattttgttTCCATCACTGCCCTGAAAAAAACACTGGTCATTGTTCACCTGTTGTAGGATACAAATATTAAACCGACAGACATTAGCACCACTTGCTGGTTACAGGTGGTAAGTGACAACATTCTGAGGCAATCCATCCAAGGATTTTATTCACTAAAACAAGGTGTTACAGAAAATCTGAAGAAGTTCCAGATGTTTGCTCAAAACAGACTCCTCTGATAGATAGTTTGCTCTCTGCTGTTTGAAATACAGTAGATTATCcatattatcatttaatttatgtaaCACAACATGTCAGTGCAACTAAAAGCAGATGCTTTGACCATTTATCTCAGATGTAAGAATCTACAGATGTGGTCATTTCCGTATGACTGCCTGTAGATGCTGCAGCTGAGCCAGGTTCATGCTGCCGCCCCCACACACAATCATTACCAGCAAGTCGAGCGGTTAAGGAAGGCGTCCCTCTTCCTGTAGCCTCTGGATGACACCGCTGTACACTGCAGCCAATGATGCTCCGCAGGCCAACTCCACCAACACTCGTTCCTCATCtgcatacagtatacagtaatcgaCTGCAAAGCAAGCTTTGTTGTTACTGAGCGGTTTGATCGCCTTAATCATATCAATGAACTTACCCAGGAACAGTTCCACTGCCTCCAGGGCCTGCAGATCTGTCACCACCTCTGAAATGACATTGGGCCGTTTGTTGTACTCAAACACTTGCTGGCATGCTGTTTTTGCTCCCAAACATGTTGCTTCACTAGCAAGCAGTGGTTTACAGAAACATTTAGAtgttcaaacaaaaaaatgtgccaATTGTTCATGAATTTTAGATGATTTCTTAATTTGTACCTTGTAATGTCAGGCAGCGTAACCAGATCTCTGGCTTTCTGGCTTACAATCTGCACCCATGGTCTCCATAAACAGGACAGGCACATCTCCCCAGCCCACCTCATCCAGCCCTTCCACTATCCCCCTATGGACACCACTATAGCTCCAGGTTTGGATGGCAATGAGGCCTTGAGCTCATGCACAATGCTGGAATGACCTTTCCTAAGAATTTTTTTAACAGCTTGTCATTCTTGTGAAgtccaaaatcatgaaaaaaaaataaaataaggttgtaCATGATCAAATCCCTTgagttcatttattaaaaatgctatatttacAAACTCACCAGACTAGTGGACGGCTGAACGGGTGTATTACAGTAAGACCTTCTCTTTCAGCCAAACATAGGGCCTCAGCATTTGCATCATCCCATATCTACAACACCAGATAAAGATCTGTCATGTATATGATTTAGACCTGGATAAGATAACGCAACTGCGTCATATTTAGAATAAAGGCATTTAAGATAACTGTGGTGGTACTTTGGCCCACAACTTTAACCATAGCTCCCTGGTCCTAAAGTTTCTGAGCTAACAGTTTGGGCGTTAATGAGGGCAAAGCAATGGTGGCTGGCAGCTTGAGTTTTCTTGCTGCATATGTTGTGGCCATACCAGCATTACCACCTataacacacagagacagagaaaatgtttattttctaaagGGCACCAGGGCCAAAAGTGCCTGTAGTTAAGAAACACCCGTATACAAATGGAAATACAATTAAAAGTTTACCATTTCACTCACCTGAAGAACAAATGAGACTTTTTGACTTGTTTGAAATTGCAACCTTATAAAGGAATAAAATCCTTTGAATGTTAGAGTAATGTGCAATCGTTCCTTTAATGAGCGCTAGAGGGCAGTGCGAACGCTCATATACTGAACTGGCCGTAAACGTTTGTCTTGTTAAAACTTGATTCaataattgataaaaatatatgATCCATTCTAATTTTGAAATGCAACGTCACGTGTTATAACATTTAAGAGCTATATAATTAtggtttttcattcattcaattttttgACACGTATCCTATTTCAGGGATTTTTAAGGAACCGCTGGGTTGCGAgcttatcatactagatacatttgaaagttctgttataatgctactctgtgtgcggtcgtcaccggtctatttaaacgcacaacatattaaagaatctttggtgtttccatatgattgctacaaaacaaaaccggaaatcgaggggttatgacgtaattggcaggcgacacaaatGGACTATGGACACTGTCCGTGTCACTAGATAAAATTGCTTATTtgtctggatttaaacattcttcgaaacatttgggataatgtaagtacacaagtcagctaaatatataacactgttctagtggtttttgaatatttttattaaaaaaaaaagtacatattgtgcctttaagtctTAGGCAATCATATTcagtttaaacataaaatatacagacGTCCACTCACCTATTGCGTCGCGGTGTCATATGCCTCTCTAGAAGGAGTATTTCATGGAAGTTCAAAgttcatttaatgaaaataaagtaacTAAGCGCTAATGAACTAATGTCCAAGACCTTTACACAAAACATGACAGATTGCAAAATTATGTAATGTAGGTTAAACTATGGGAAGTTACCTATTAATGAGACAAAGTATGCAATGATATCCTGAAAGTGAAAAACTTCTAAATAAAAGACAGGATAAAACTCATATTAAATACCATATGGACATTTTTATTAACCTACACAACTATTGCTAACAGCTTGCTAATTGTTTTTACTTCTAAAGTTATAAGCATTTCTTTTCAAGCTAAATAAgcaattaagttaaataaaacaagttcattaatacagtaaaacacattcaaacactTCAGTAATATTATGTAATGAACTTCACAACAACTGGTGCCTTGTTGTgaatattgtgaatttaagtgatattgtatttatttatttttcaagactGAAAccccaaattaatttttaatctgtGCAATACACAGCATCACCCATACTCCTTTACCGAACATAGATAGTGAAAAATCCAGTCAATACAACAAGTGACTTTGTCCCAATATGGAAATTTTATTGTGCACATATACATGACATGCTGCATAAATGGCTCTTGCATGGCAGCACAAACACTAGGCAGATCCTGCCGGTTTTGACAGCCATATAAGCCTATGTcaagctattaaaaaaattatttcaattaaataaacaacCCTTAAAAAGGGAAAAGATTGTGTagcataaaataatacaataaaaataaagcctgACTTAAATTAAGCATAGGAATATAGGTTTTATGTGATATGTTGTCAGTATCCCCCGGTTGATGGAAATCAGCCACTGCATTAGTTTTTATGGCATCAGTTTTCTTTCTGAATCCTTTTAAAACTCAATTCCTCATAGACAACTATACAATTTCACCTCCTCAAGCCACATAATCCTCCACACACATACATTTCCAGACAAGTCCACTTCCTTATTATCCATCAGTAGCTTGACCAACCTCAAGGCCTCTTCTAAACACTTTCTAGCACCTTCCTTCCTTTTCCCTGAATCAGCAACTTCCTAACTGTGGGAAATGAAACATCAGTCCCTTCGGTTTCCTTTTTGCTTGAGCACAAAACACTGGAATCCAAGATCGCATAATTTGTCACCAACTCTTATTCTCACATCCACACCCCATTCTGACAGTCACATCCCACTCTgaaacactcacacacgcacatatactcAGGAGGTTTGCACTGTGGATGAGGACAGAAAAGCTAACATTTTCCTCAACAGAGATATGGGTGAGAGGGACACTGCAAAAACAACACATCATAGTGACGATTAAAATCTGGGATGCAAATAGAAGACCACTGAATTCCCCACTGTTGGGTAAATCCATCTTGTCTGACACCAGACATGCGCCATCATCTTGCCACCCTTGTGGGCTCTGTGTTGTGGTCACGGGCCACGGCAAAGACATGGCAGAGCGCCATCCCGCAGCTTCATGCCAAGTGCTGTTACAGGAGCTTGCGATGTCTCTTCTGGCCACTTATGCCAAGGAACGTTGCCTGGGTTTGATCCTTGGGTACAGCTAGAGTGACAAGAGATTTGATTTTTTCCTCACTTTATAACTTAAATTTGAACAAAAGTATTTTAATGCACAACAGTggcattcaaaaataaatgtgtgccTATACAGATATCCTACCCCTAACAAGTTGCGTGGTACGTAGCCCTCTTTTTCATCAAGTCTGGCCCACCACCACTCCGTCTCGCTGTCATCCCTACGGCTCATGACGGTGAGAGCATCGCCCTCATAGAAGGACAGCTCATCTGCACTCTGAGTTTCATAGTCCCACAGGGCATATACCGTCCCTTTATTCATTACACCCAGTTTCTCCTGAACACCTGGAGGGGAAACAAAGAAGAGTAGGCTTTCAAAATCATTTACAGCCACTATTCTAGAAACACACccttaacaattaaaataacaccAGTGATTGCTATAGATATTACCATATAGAAACTGAGAACACTGGACATAACCCTCCTCCATCTCTTCGCACTTGTCTGCTGCCGTCTCCACGTCACTGATAGTAGTGGCAAAAATGGCAGCTCCAGACTCCACCAGCAACTTGCAAAGATGAACATTATTGCATGAAGCTGCACAGTGCAGGGGCGTCCTGATCACAAGTGAGAAAGTGTAAGCATCTGCAACCATCACTTGATAAGTAAGAATTGGTGTTTGTATATAAAATGACGGTTATTCCCTATGCAGACAAATATTAAGAGATAAACCATCAGGCCTCACCATCCATCACTATCTGCTGCGTTGACGTTGACCCCAAAGTCCAGCAAGAATTTCACAATATGGTGATGACCTGCACATACTGCATTATGGAGAGGCGTGATACCTTCATCATTTGGAGTGCTAGGATTGTCCACCTGAGGATGGGTCAAACAAACAAGTTGATGTGGAAACAGTTGACAACCTCCTACTGAGTCCAGTTCAAGCATAGAAAGTAAGTGTAAAGGGTGTATGGCAGCTGAATTGTACCTCATAAATAATCCTTTGTACCAAATCAAACTCTCCCTCCAAAGATGCATCCAAAAGCAGTGCAAGAGGATTGAACTTGACCCTCAAGCCATGACCTGTCCTCTCAGAGCCTGGCTTCTTCAAGTTGGTGCGCTTGAGCTGAAATGTGAAAAATTCAATTAGTTTTCATAATTTGAAgaatatgaatattcatattttgaagaaaatgtcttttgagaaaaaaagtcaaataatgaATACATTCCTATGCATAGATAAACAAACAGTACTGTCTAGATGACAAACTAGTTCTGCTACCAAGATTAGGATTAAGGATTGCTTCAGGACTCTTTACATGAATTTTGCTTGCAAATCTCACAAGACTTTTTGCAGAATAAGGGGTTACATCTAGACATAACCCTATCCAACAAGCTAGTGCCAACTCACTGTAGATACACCAGGAGGAGTGCATGGGTGTGCTGTGGTGTCCTGCTCTGCGGGGGAATAAGGTTCTGGTACTGAGTTAGGTTCTGTGTCTGTAACATTTGTGTGGTTGTTGTTATGATTGTCCTCATGGGTCTCCTTAAGAGAATGGCCTGAGGCATCAGCAGACTGGGCACCTCCTGAGTCACTAGATAGATGTGTCGGCTGGTTCTCATTATCATCAGCTGTTGGTGACACAGAAGAAACTGGAGGAGGGATTGGGATTTCTGGCTCTGTTGAAGGTTCAGCTAAGATGCTTGACTCCATCAGGTTCCCATTGGCAGTGTCCACATTGCCCAGGGTTGTGGCCATGTAGTTCACAGGAATGTCAGGCTGGTAGAAGGGTGTACCAACCACTCCACTCTCAATGCCTCCTGCAAGGGTGTTGAAGCGCTGATATAGGAGCTTCTGGATGTTAGGTCCACTGGGTCCTTCAGGTTCTGTGATGGAGCTTCGCTTCTTTAAAGGTCGGGGAGCATTGGCTAATTTCCTTCTCAGCACCTCCAGGTCAATGTCACTTTGGTAACGGAGAGGGGAGTGGGCCACAGGGGTCAGTTTAGTGGGACTGAGAGGGCGAGGGATGTTCTCCACACTGGGTGGAGGTAAGGGAGTGCTTTCTTGGGCCGCCTCTCTGTCGACCTCATCTGTGGAGGACTGCTGGTAAGGTGGAACTGGAGAAGGAGAAGTGGAGCCTGGTAGGACTGGTTTTCCGTATACTGGAGGCCAATGAAGAAAAGCAAATTCAAAAGAAGGGAACATGCATAATCAAAGCTAATTTCCATACCTATGTCTGGAACCAATGCAACAAATTTGTACCTGCTTTAACTgcagctctgctgctgctggagtAGTTTTTGGCTGTAGGCTGCTGCAGATACATATTGTAGATTGAGCTGGAGTTCATAGTGGCAGGGCCCTTCCTTGGAGACTGGGGCCGGGACCCCCTGTCCGGAATAAAAGGACGTACTGCCACAGCAAGAGGAGGCTCTGTCCTTTCACCCTGAGGGAATAGAGCTGACCCAGACTGAGGTGTAGGACTGGGAGGCACTGTTATCCGCTGTTGGATCTGCTGTGAAGAGGAACCAGAGGCAGGAGGTGTTCTCTGCCAGCCCAAGGTGCCAGGAGCAGAGCGGGGTAAAGAGCTGGTGGCACAGACTGTGGAGTGATGGCCTGCACTGGGATAGGTTCCATAGATGGGTGGAGGCTGCTTAGACAATGCTGTTACTGTCCCTAACAGCTTAGGGGCTTCCTGAAAAGAGACAAAAGCATGAAGAAGACTAAAAAATGTCTTTCACAAAAACACTTGTGCTTAAGCACTAAGGAGACTGTTTAATCTCACCTTGTCTGAGGTACCCATCTTGCTGGTATTATCTTGACTTGTGTCCTTCAAGTCTGGAGGTTTTAGAGGAGCCCTATTATTGTTGAAGGATGGCCAGAATGCATCATTAGCTGTAGGAAGAGCAGAAGTATGAGTTAGATGGAAAGAGACAAAGACATATATGCTCTTTCTCCTGTCAGCCTCATTATGACACAGACTGACCTGCTCAATGGGTCATTAAAGCAGGAGATGAGTCTCAAATGGGACTACACTCACATCTCTGACCCCTGTGACAACAGGACACTTCTAATCAGAGGTTTGAGTGGAGTATATTTTTGTCCTGTCCTCTACACAGACCCAGCTCTGTTTGGGTTAAATGGATTACTAAGCCTATGTGTCCAAGTCCACTGCTCTGCTTGAGCGATGACGCATGTTTATCCCATTCATCTGACAGACATGCCATAAAACTCACTAGCAAGTCGACTGCCAAGTCCCACAAAGAAAAAATGCAGTGAAGTAAAGGATCAAACTATATCAAATATGGGGTTTTCTTCTCTCTAAATAGGTCAAATTCTTCTAGTAATTAAATAAGCAAAAGGATAAATGCAATCTTTTGTTATGTATTCGTAAGGCCAGCCTTACATCTTCAggaatactaaaataaacattaagtaaTTGCTACTTTTTTCCACCAGTTCAGTTCAGGGTTTTAGTTCAGGATCCTGTGGATCCAACTTCAGTGACTACTAGGATATGGTAAGTGTACTGCTTTTTAAGATGAATAATGGGTGGGGTTTAAATTTTATGCACTTGGTTTGTCAGTATCCATGAGGTAAGACATTATGTATAGTACTTACCTCATCGGTACTGACAGACTAAGTGCAAGCTAGTGTAGATTGATTATCtcagtgtgtgtttaaaaaataatgatcaaATCAATTCacaatttctttatatattatttagctacaactgaaaatgaaacatgctttttaaactgattttaaacatCTTATTAAGGCAAACACAAGAAAATGTCTGTGTTGTAAATAGAAGTCCAACCCTGTTTTATGCATTCTGATCAAAAATTTCTTCTTGATATCATGCCCAAAAACTCACTAGAAGTACAGTCGAAGTCTGTGGGGGCCTCTGGCCCCTCTCTAGGCTCTGAGGATGGCACCAGAGGGTCCACTATGATGTCTAAGTCTGAGACCTTCCATTGGCCTGCAGGCATCCTCACCCTCTCTTCCTCTGTCCCGCCGCCCCCACATATGTGACACACAAGCATGACAAACGAATAGGGGGAGGAGAGGAAAAGGTGACAGACATGAGAAAATGGAAATGCATGTTAGCAataaaggctgaaaaaaaaaagatgttttagtGTGACGTTAATGAGAATATCTGAAAAAAGATATGATTCAAAACTTGGTGTTTAGCAGCTGCCCCTTTTAGATGGAAAGTGATACTTCATAACATGACATCAGGAAAATGAGAGAAGCATAGAAAGAAATCTGATctgagctgaatgaatgattttaCAGCAGTGGTGAGAAAAGATACATTTTAAGAGACGGCTTTCTGCTCTTGAGTGATAGATATACACAGCCTTCAAGAAGTTGAAGACACAAACATAATGATATGATACATCTTTCATCATTTATGTAGTAGTATCTTCCTGAATGGGGTCATGAACCTTGTAAACTCATTTGATGCTCATCATTTTTACCACATAGAGCttttatatgaatgttttctgtgtgagAGTACCAAGAGTGTTGTCGATGATGTATTTTTTTGACAAATCTCTAGaattactgtagtatttttattaCAGTCCTGGGAAGCAGCAAATGCAAAAGTTAAACGGTGTCAAGGAATAGGAGAAAAGACTGACCTGACTTGGAGCGATCATGGTTGACTGTAGCAGAGGTGGAGAGAGTCTGTGGCTTCAGGGGATCAGGCGATAAACTGTAGCCTCCTTCCTGTCGCCTGGGCACTGGTACCTGGATGTAGGGACAAACTGCTGCCACTCGCCCGGAACTGCCTGGGGTGGGCTGAGGGGAGGGAGGACCACTCATTCGGCCAAGCTGGAGAAAAGAAGATTGGTTAATCAAACAGATAACTTTGCAAGGCTGGTCAATATGGTTGACTAGTTTTTACACctaaaatatttatcatatatatcaACAAATATCCTTGAATGCAATTTTGTATGCATCTGGGGGGTCAAACTCTTTGTTTTGAAATTCTTTGTGCTTAAACTGCAGGGTTTAACCAATTAAagggtatttttaaaaatgaagcaaTGATTTACAATGCAGCTTAATGTAATATCACAGATGTGTGGCAATACAATTGTAGGCTATTTCACTTGCCTCTGCTTTTTTCTTGTAGAGACGCTCTCTAAGGTCCCCAATACGCTTGTCCATCATGGTCACCTCCATGTTTCGCTTGTTAAGCATATCTTTGTGTTGCTGTAGCTTGCTGTTCTGTTCCTGATTTAGCTTATTTCGGATCTAAATGTTAATACAGACATACATGTGTCATACACATGCATACAGAACTGATGATTTTGTTactgcatttgaatattttaccATCTCATCAAATGTCACATGTTTATGCAACTAATATCTTTGGAGTTTGAAAACAGGCTTGATAATCTGAATATTGTATGCAGTATCACTGTGGGGCGCAAAATGTACCACAAACAACTTAAGAGAGGATTGAGGAAAGAATAAACAAGTGTGGCAAAACAGGAAAGCGCATTAAAATCAAAGTCTTTCAAAAATTCACTGGGGAATGAAATAGTTTTGATGATCAAACAGCGTTAATGGATTAAAAGAAAGTTTATTTCCTATTGTTTCCCAAGTGAGAACCATATATTTAAGATAcactgaacaattttttttctgatctgaCTGTGGCTAGTTTTTGGTCATTAGATTTGTCATGAGTTGACTGAAACTGAACAAATCCGACCAAtggtctctttctttctttattcaaaaAAGTTCTGTACTGTAGTCTCTGTACAGTAAGAAGagaaaactgacatttaaatttgtagtttttttttttagctctgtcTAAACACAAAATACCTACCTGCAGTTCCTGGTAGAGTTTACGTAGTTCCAGTGTAGCATTGCTGGTCACCAGTCCCCCCAGAGGCTGCAGTCCATTGAGACATCCCCGTCGCAGATCGTCTAACTGCTGCGTGAGCTGGTCCACCTTTAGCATGGCTGACTGCAGCTCTGCCTGCTTTTCCTGGAACAGGCTGCTAACATGCTCAATTTCTGCAGCTGAATGACACACATGAAGCATTCCGATTATAAAAATACTATCTTTGTGTGCAAATGGATGCACAATTGTTGATACGCTTCATATACATGTTAGTATCTGGATTTTTCAAGTGGGTGTGTGTTCGCGCAAGTGTGTAGGAGTGAGGTTCAGTGCAAATTGCTGCTTGGTCAGATGTCCACTCCCCAAGTCCACATGTCATAAGACAAATTCTAAATAGAGAGGAATGGTATTGTGATCTTTGTTTTTATCTCATGAATGTCATGAGGGGGGGAAATCTACTACGGGCTCTTCCACACCCCAACCAGAACTCCCCGTTTTAAAGTTCAGAGATGCTCCTTCCGACTGATCCACTGCCAGAAACGCATATGGAATGGATGGCAAAAGCAACTGGAGCAAGGGATGAAATTCCACTATGTGGTCTAACAATAGTAAAAACTGTTAGCTTCAGACCTAGCAGTTCAATTTCTTTAGAGGAACATTTTTGTTCACAGTTTCCTTGAAATGGTATTATTAACGTATTACAGGGACAATCACCCGGAGAATGatacttgctcaagggcacaatagTGATGGCTTGTGACTCGATACTTGTGAGGTCTGAATGAGCAACTTTCCTGAATCCTACCCTGagacttaaagtcaacatgaattgaCCGAACATTTGACCGATTTTGTTTTCTATTGTGATGTATATCCGAATGAAACAGCTTCTCAAACAAGTAAAAAATGTAGGCTTGATTTTGATTATGACTTGATTTTGTCCACTGTGAATTGATAGGATCACTGTCATTTGGAAATTGCCGCGATCATTTGATTGATCAAGTTGATGGAGGGAAGGGGTTCAAATTGTTTGGCCGTTGGACCAACTTTTTGCCCAGCCCTCGTGCCAAAATATACTTAATGAGAGAAGAGATGGGTTAGGGGAcgttcaattttgatttcatgttgacttatcACATATCAGATACTTCAGTTAAAAATAGATATTGTACTTGGTATTATAGTCAatcatccaaa
The sequence above is drawn from the Cyprinus carpio isolate SPL01 chromosome A17, ASM1834038v1, whole genome shotgun sequence genome and encodes:
- the LOC109069192 gene encoding apoptosis-stimulating of p53 protein 1-like isoform X4, producing MRRFISMVLRSLVSTSKARPWLQKRARVQGKEDQKLKMILTVFLSDNQQLLTEVPITPETLCKDVVEFCKEAGESGCHLAEVWRGKERAIPFDQLMFEHLQKWGQMRQEVKFYLRHEESPIANVSQAGSQTSEQADKKRKGNSDKPCENGVGNPRVELTLSELQEMAMRQQQQIETQQQMLIAKLSTVRSEEQRLRYLKQRDPRQGQSVSESEKLQRLRERVESQEAKLKKVRAMRGQVDYSKLINGNLSAEIEHVSSLFQEKQAELQSAMLKVDQLTQQLDDLRRGCLNGLQPLGGLVTSNATLELRKLYQELQIRNKLNQEQNSKLQQHKDMLNKRNMEVTMMDKRIGDLRERLYKKKAELGRMSGPPSPQPTPGSSGRVAAVCPYIQVPVPRRQEGGYSLSPDPLKPQTLSTSATVNHDRSKSEEERVRMPAGQWKVSDLDIIVDPLVPSSEPREGPEAPTDFDCTSTNDAFWPSFNNNRAPLKPPDLKDTSQDNTSKMGTSDKEAPKLLGTVTALSKQPPPIYGTYPSAGHHSTVCATSSLPRSAPGTLGWQRTPPASGSSSQQIQQRITVPPSPTPQSGSALFPQGERTEPPLAVAVRPFIPDRGSRPQSPRKGPATMNSSSIYNMYLQQPTAKNYSSSSRAAVKAVYGKPVLPGSTSPSPVPPYQQSSTDEVDREAAQESTPLPPPSVENIPRPLSPTKLTPVAHSPLRYQSDIDLEVLRRKLANAPRPLKKRSSITEPEGPSGPNIQKLLYQRFNTLAGGIESGVVGTPFYQPDIPVNYMATTLGNVDTANGNLMESSILAEPSTEPEIPIPPPVSSVSPTADDNENQPTHLSSDSGGAQSADASGHSLKETHEDNHNNNHTNVTDTEPNSVPEPYSPAEQDTTAHPCTPPGVSTLKRTNLKKPGSERTGHGLRVKFNPLALLLDASLEGEFDLVQRIIYEVDNPSTPNDEGITPLHNAVCAGHHHIVKFLLDFGVNVNAADSDGWTPLHCAASCNNVHLCKLLVESGAAIFATTISDVETAADKCEEMEEGYVQCSQFLYGVQEKLGVMNKGTVYALWDYETQSADELSFYEGDALTVMSRRDDSETEWWWARLDEKEGYVPRNLLGLYPRIKPRQRSLA